A window of the Lolium perenne isolate Kyuss_39 chromosome 7, Kyuss_2.0, whole genome shotgun sequence genome harbors these coding sequences:
- the LOC127313029 gene encoding uncharacterized protein produces MRRDAFSRAAEDGGCSATRGRTPDGGGSHRRSRSLSRFPPPSPSPEDAPTPSSRFVTKVRGGGSSTGGGFPEISLDDLADEFFRARVESEDDDAPPRGRGRLPAPSPAEKGGRGGTARYARETESSRQRDRSVSRAPPDRRAAAENGGARRQRYPSVDRRAPVGRQRYASVDRRASVDRQRWCDSDNDMDFSHRSGFRGTNTKSSTGHTVQNSFNKSKVNQTMRRSTSQNDFVHLRDSGSSHSSLTDDESRDAHSFHSSAHSGAQTVYAQEKSIANDGSNVLYDVMRKEVRQAVEEIRTQFEKAVTKSEPLEKVRSDDVQPTQVIGELRRNYTSKLEESEKRKQELLAQLAAEEQRGHELTKIVKELLPTTKKNVKPERQPPRRRRSNDKARVSKCLTEEAELYFEDFLSNVEDTDFSSFDGERSDTSSSRRDMIHHAMPETHVVLPKVAPPVVADGVVLPWLQWETSNDLHASPSTTKTQDASTACSTSNHSTSSRGSWSPGDHGSSAGSKDGLLSRFDQAATRQSSCPDNSRSTSFHMDDYLHLRRSEDFLFERLRQKQRIDDGSLTLCRRSTIM; encoded by the exons ATGAGGAGGGACGCCTTCTCCAGGGCCGCGGAGGACGGCGGCTGCTCCGCCACGCGCGGCCGGACGCCCGACGGCGGGGGCAGCCACCGCCGGTCGAGGAGCCTGAGCCGGTtcccgccgccctcgccgtccCCGGAGGACGCGCCCACGCCCTCCTCCAGGTTCGTCACCAAGGTCCGGGGCGGCGGCTCCTCAACGGGCGGGGGGTTCCCGGAGATCAGCCTCGACGACCTCGCCGACGAGTTCTTCCGGGCCCGGGTGGAGTCCGAGGACGACGACGCCCCGCCGCGCGGGCGGGGCAGGCTCCCGGCGCCTTCGCCCGCGGAGAAGGGGGGCCGCGGCGGGACCGCGCGCTACGCCAGGGAGACGGAGTCCTCCCGGCAGCGCGACCGCTCCGTGTCCCGGGCCCCGCCCGACCGCCGAGCCGCGGCTGAAAATGGCGGCGCCAGGAGGCAGAGGTACCCTTCGGTGGATCGGCGTGCTCCGGTCGGCAGGCAGCGGTACGCCTCTGTGGACCGCCGCGCCTCCGTGGACAGACAGCGCTGGTGCGATTCGGAT AATGATATGGATTTTTCTCACAGGTCTGGTTTTAGGGGGACAAATACCAAATCTAGCACTGGCCATACCGTACAGAATTCATTCAATAAATCCAAAGTAAATCAAACTATGAGGAGGTCTACAAGTCAAAATGATTTTGTACATTTACGAGATAGTGGCTCA AGCCATTCTTCACTAACTGACGATGAATCAAGGGATGCTCACTCATTTCATAGCAGTGCTCACAGTGGAGCTCAGACTGTTTATGCCCAGGAGAAG TCAATTGCAAATGATGGTTCAAATGTGCTGTATGATGTGATGCGTAAAGAAGTGAGGCAAGCCGTTGAAGAAATCAGAACTCAGTTTGAAAAG GCTGTGACAAAATCCGAACCTTTAGAAAAGGTAAGAAGTGATGATGTCCAACCAACCCAGGTTATTGGTGAGCTCCGTAGGAACTACACTAGCAAATTGGAAGAG TCAGAGAAGAGGAAGCAGGAATTACTTGCTCAGTTAGCGGCAGAAGAACAACGTGGTCATGAACTCACAAAAATAGTTAAAGAATTACTGCCTACTACTAAGAAGAACGTTAAACCGGAGAGGCAGCCACCACGTAGAAGA AGGAGCAATGAtaaagcaagggtgtcgaaatgcCTTACTGAAGAGGCTGAGCTGTACTTTGAAGATTTCCTGTCAAATGTTGAAGATACCGATTTTTCATCCTTTGATGGTGAAAGAAGTGACACAAGTTCAAGTAGACGAGATATGATACATCATGCTATGCCGGAAACTCATGTAGTCCTTCCCAAAGTTGCACCACCTGTTGTCGCCGATGGTGTTGTCCTTCCTTGGTTGCAGTGGGAAACTAGCAATGATCTACATGCCTCCCCAAGCACAACCAAGACGCAG GACGCAAGCACTGCATGCAGCACCAGTAATCACAGCACTAGCAGCCGTGGGAGCTGGAGCCCAGGAGACCATGGCAGCTCAGCTGGCTCCAAAGATGGACTACTCTCCAGGTTCGACCAGGCTGCGACTCGCCAAAGTAGCTGCCCTGATAACAGCCGGAGCACGTCGTTCCATATGGATGACTATCTGCATCTGCGGAGGAGCGAGGATTTCCTCTTCGAGCGATTGAGGCAGAAGCAAAGAATAGACGATGGCAGCCTAACCTTATGCAGGAGATCAACAATAATGTAG
- the LOC127313028 gene encoding adenylate kinase 3 — translation MAANLEDVPSVELMTELLRRAKCSSKPDKRIILVGPPGSGKGTQSPLIKDEYCLCHLATGDMLRAAVAAKTPLGIKAKEAMDKGELVSDDLVVGIIDEAMKKPSCQKGFILDGFPRTVVQAQKLDEMLAKQGAKVDKVLNFAIDDAILEERITGRWIHPSSGRSYHTKFAPPKTPGVDDVTGEPLIQRKDDTAAVLKSRLEAFHIQTEPVIDYYSKHGLVANLHAEKPPKEVTVEVQKALS, via the exons ATGGCGGCGAACCTCGAGGACGTGCCCTCGGTGGAGCTCATGACCGAGCTGCTCCGCCGCGCCAAGTGCAGCTCGAAGCCTGACAAGCGCATCATCCTCGTCG GTCCACCTGGCTCTGGGAAGGGAACACAGTCGCCCCTTATCAAGGATGAATACTGTTTGTGCCATTTAGCCACTGGTGATATGCTGAGGGCTGCTGTCGCTGCTAAGACTCCTCTGGGGATCAAGGCTAAAGAAGCCATGGACAAG GGAGAGCTTGTTTCAGATGACTTGGTTGTTGGGATTATTGATGAAGCCATGAAGAAACCTTCATGCCAGAAAGGTTTTATCCTTGATGGCTTCCCTAGGACTGTTGTTCAAGCGCAAAAG CTCGATGAAATGCTGGCAAAGCAAGGTGCTAAGGTTGACAAGGTTCTGAACTTTGCGATCGATGATGCAATATTGGAAGAACGAATTACTGGCCGTTGGATACACCCATCAAGTGGTAGATCTTACCATACAAAATTTGCTCCTCCTAAGACACCTGGAGTTGATGAT GTTACCGGGGAGCCCTTAATTCAAAGGAAAGATGACACAGCTGCTGTCTTGAAGTCAAGGCTTGAAGCTTTCCATATACAAACTGAACCt GTGATTGACTACTACTCCAAGCATGGCTTAGTTGCAAATCTTCATGCGGAGAAACCGCCAAAGGAAGTGACCGTGGAGGTGCAGAAAGCCCTTTCATAA
- the LOC127315320 gene encoding alpha carbonic anhydrase 7-like, giving the protein MAWSSDRASVFVVVVSFFLLLPLCAVRHARAQESEDEAAFTYRSGADNGPDRWGLLRPDWATCYWGRLQSPISVPGDTDAARPITGHRTGRLTRSYRPSPATLVNRGHDIMVRFEGNAGTLLLDGVSYKLRQMHWHSPSEHALHGRRYDLELHMLHQSGGDDNRPGSGKYAVVAQLFEIGDHRDETLHMLEPYLERIRDRRRGHEEWIDYDVDPRRPVRGSDEYYRYTGSFTTPPCTEGIVWTVATRVRHVSRHQVELLREAVHDHARRNARPLQEANGRSVALYYNWASSLTSQQDGRRN; this is encoded by the exons ATGGCCTGGAGCAGCGACAGGGCGTcggtcttcgtcgtcgtcgtctccttCTTCCTGCTTCTTCCCCTCTGCGCCGTCCGCCATGCACGGGCGCAAGAAAGTG AGGACGAGGCGGCGTTCACGTACCGGAGCGGCGCGGACAACGGGCCGGACCGGTGGGGCCTGCTCCGACCGGACTGGGCGACCTGCTACTGGGGCCGGCTGCAGTCTCCGATCAGCGTCCCCGGCGACACCGACGCCGCGCGGCCGATCACCGGCCACCGCACCGGCCGTCTGACCCGCTCGTACCGCCCGTCGCCGGCCACCCTCGTGAACCGCGGGCACGACATCATGGTGCGGTTCGAGGGAAACGCTGGGACCTTGCTGCTGGACGGCGTCTCGTACAAGCTCCGGCAGATGCACTGGCACTCCCCCAGCGAGCACGCCCTCCACGGCCGTCGCTACGACCTGGAGCTGCACATGCTCCACCAGAGCGGCGGCGACGACAATAGGCCGGGCAGCGGCAAGTACGCCGTCGTCGCTCAGCTCTTCGAGATCGGCGACCACCGCGACGAGACCTTGCACATG CTGGAGCCGTACCTGGAGAGGATCAGGGACaggaggagggggcacgaggagtGGATCGACTACGATGTGGACCCGAGGAGGCCGGTGAGGGGGAGCGACGAGTACTACCGCTACACCGGCTCCTTCACCACGCCGCCGTGCACCGAGGGCATCGTCTGGACCGTCGCCACCAGGGTGCGGCACGTGTCTCGCCACCAGGTGGAGCTGCTCAGGGAGGCCGTCCACGAC CATGCGAGGAGGAACGCGCGCCCGCTCCAGGAGGCCAACGGCAGGAGCGTCGCCCTCTACTACAACTGGGCCTCGTCCTTGACGTCACAACAAGATGGACGCCGGAACTAG
- the LOC127313027 gene encoding heavy metal-associated isoprenylated plant protein 27, translated as MSLFESSSPRPAVYKSSPNAIHGVPTTNDNTVHLLPLRLHWQSFAPMGFLEAMLGLCGCPAPLTQRHLQKGRQLETVEMKVHIDCEGCESKIRKTLEAMDGVTGIDVVPRQNRVTVTGYVDAAKVMHRVARKTGKRVEPWPYVPYEAVAHPYAAGAYDRKAPAGYVRDVTANYGGGGASASRPFSRASSTETRYTGAFSDENANAACAIM; from the coding sequence ATGTCGCTCTTCGAGTCCTCGTCGCCGCGCCCGGCCGTATATAAATCCTCGCCCAACGCGATCCACGGAGTACCAACCACCAACGATAACACTGTACATCTTCTTCCTCTCCGCCTCCATTGGCAGAGCTTTGCTCCGATGGGTTTCCTGGAAGCCATGTTGGGGCTGTGCGGGTGCCCGGCGCCGCTCACGCAGCGGCACCTGCAGAAGGGGCGGCAGCTGGAGACGGTGGAGATGAAGGTCCACATCGACTGCGAGGGCTGCGAGAGCAAGATCCGCAAGACGCTGGAGGCCATGGACGGCGTCACCGGCATCGACGTCGTGCCCCGGCAGAACCGGGTCACTGTCACCGGCTACGTCGACGCGGCCAAGGTCATGCACCGCGTCGCGCGCAAGACCGGCAAGCGGGTGGAGCCGTGGCCGTACGTGCCCTACGAGGCCGTCGCGCACCCCTACGCGGCCGGCGCCTACGACAGGAAGGCGCCCGCCGGGTACGTCCGGGACGTCACGGCCAACTACGGCGGCGGGGGCGCCTCCGCATCGCGGCCGTTCTCGCGCGCATCGTCCACCGAGACTAGGTACACCGGGGCCTTCTCCGACGAGAACGCCAACGCGGCGTGCGCCATCATGTAG